The sequence below is a genomic window from Betaproteobacteria bacterium.
CGATGGCGTCCCGGGTAGTGCCAGGAGCGTCGAAGGCAATGACCCGCTCCTCGCCCAGAAGGGTGTTGATGAGCGTGGACTTGCCGGCATTCGGCCGCCCCACGATGGCCACCCGGACGGCGGCGTCGGCGTCCTCGTCTTCTTCCGGCTCGGGGAAACTGTCCAGGGCGAGGTCGACGAGGCCCCGCACGCCCTCGCCGTGGGAGGCCGAGATGGCATGGGGATCGCCCAGGCCCAGTTCGTGGAATTCGGCCTCGACCATACCCCGGTTCATGCCTTCGGTCTTGTTGACGGCGACGAGTACCGGCCGCTGGAGACAGCGCAGGCGATTGGCAATTTCCTTGTCGTGGGGGGTGACGCCGTTGCGCCCGTCGACCACGAAGATCACGGCATCGGCCTCGGCGATGGCCTGTTCGGTCTGGCGGGCCATCTCGTGCAGGATGCCGTCCTTGACCAGGGGTTCGAAGCCGCCGGTATCGACCACCAGGTAGGGCTTGCTGCCCAGGCGGCCATGGCCGTAATGGCGGTCGCGGGTCAGGCCGGGAAGGTCGGCGACCAGGGCATCCCGCGATCGGGTCAGGCGGTTGAAGAGGGTGGACTTGCCCACGTTCGGGCGCCCCACCAGGACGACGGTCGGTTTCATTGCCGGCTCCGCCGGGTTTCAGCCATGGCCATCCTCACTCGACCGCCAGGGCGGTGACGCCGCCGCCGACCGTCTGGACGAGGAAGCTCGCCCCCACCACCTGGGGCGCCGCCACGATGGCGCCGCCATCGGTGTTGTGACGGGCCGCGAAGGATCCATCCTCCCGGCTCAGGAAATGCACCACGCCCTTCACGTCGCCCACGGCGACCAGGCCCCGGCGGACCGCCGGTGCCGACACCCGGCGATTGAGGAGCTTGTCCTGCTTCCAGACGGAAGCGCCGGTGGCCCGATCGAGGGCATGGACAGCCCCGCTGTCGTCGGTCAGAAATAAGTAACGCCCATCCAGGGCAATGCCGGCAGCGGAGGAAAAGTCCCGCGCCCAGACGAGATTGCCCCCCTGCCCCAGGTCGAAGCAGGCGACGCGTCCCTGATAGGCGACGGCGCACACCGTCCTGCCATCCACGACCGGCGGCGCCACCACGTCGGCCACCCGGTCGAGTTCGGTGGTCCCGCGGGGGATGGCCACCGTGCCTTCCCAGACCGTTCCCCCGTTGTTCAATGCCAGCGCCACGAGTTTGCCCCCCGGGAAGCCGACGAAAATGAAGCGATCGGCAAAAACGGGCGCCGCGATGGAGCGCAAGGACAGGGAGGGCGTGGGGCGCTGATAGACCCACTTGCGCTTGCCGTCGGCCGCGTCGAGCAGGAAGACGCGGTTGTCGCCGCTGCGCACGGCAACGCCCTGCTCACCCACCGCGGGGGGTGCAAGGACTTCGCTGCTCACTTTGGTCTGCCAGAGGGGTTTGCCGTCCGCGGCAGAAAAAGCCAGTACATCGCCCTTGGCCGTGCCGACCACGACCAGCTTCCCGTCGCTGCCGACGCCGCCGGACAGGGACTGCCCGGCGTTCACCCGCCAGACCTGGACCCCTTCCTCGAACTTGGCAATACCCCCGTCGCCGCCCGCGACGAACACGGCGTTGCCGACAACCGCGGGAACGAGGGCGTAATGGGCAGCCTTGCCCATGCTGGTGGTCCACGCGGTCTTGAGGTCCACGGTGGACGTGAAGGGGGTGAGTTCGGCCATTTTGGGGCCGGAGGAGGAGAAGGGATTTACCGCGTCGATGGCGTCGGAAATCGTCGCGCATCCACTCACGAAGACGAGGCTGGCGGCGGCCAGGGCCGCGCCCAGGCGCTGCGGCTTCACGCGGCATCCCCCAGGGCGTCGACTTTCTGCTGCACGATGTCGCGGTAGGGACTGCCCCCCTGGGCCTTGGACTTGCTTTCCATGCTTTCCAGGGCGGTCTTGTAGGCGGCGCGGGCCTCGCTCTTCTTGCCCTGGGCGGCCAGAACGTCGCCGCGGAGTTCGGCAAAGCGGCCCGCGAAGGCCGCGCCCTGACCGCCAGCAAGGGTCTTGAGGGCTTCGTCGTAGGCCGCTTCGTCGAGCAGGACAGCGGCCAGGCGCAGGCGACCGATGTCCTTGAGTTCCTCCTTGCCGTTCTCTGCCACCCAGGCAAGCTGGGCCTTGGCAGTCTTGGCGTCACCCGCTTCGAAAGAGGTCTTGGCGGCCAGGAGGGCGGCCAGGGAAGCGTAGGGGGTACCGGAGTATTTTTCGGTCAGTTCGCCCGCCACGGTCTTGACCCGCTGCATGTCGCGAGACGTCACGGCCTGCTCGAGGGCGGCAAAGACCGCCGAAGCCTGGGCCACCTGACCGCGCTGGTACCAGTTCCAGCCCTGCCAGCCAACCACGCCCAGGGCGACGGCCAGGGCAAGCCCGGTCACCAGGTTACCGTACATCTTCCACCAGGTCTTGAGGGTGTCGATCTGTTCCTGTTCTTCGAGATCGTAGTGCGCCATGGTCCTTATTCCTCGTCTTCGCTATCGAACATCTGCCCGATGATGGCCTCGGCCAGGTCATCGACCTTCATTTTTGTCTGCCCGCCGCCTTCCTGCCGCAGGAACTTCAATTGGGCCTCGCCGCCCGCTGCCTCGTCGTCGCCGATGACCACGGCGAACGGCGCGCCACTGGTATCGGCCTTCTTCATCTGCGCCTTGAAGCTGCCACCGCCGCAATGGAGCAGGACGTTGATGCCCTGGTCCCGCAGGCCCTCCGCGGCGCGGAAGGCGAGCCGCGAGGCGGCCTCGCCCTGATGCACGACATAGACATCGGGAGCCGGGGCAGCCGGTTCTCCGCCGCTGTCCCGGATGAGGGCCACCAGGCGCTCGACG
It includes:
- the bamB gene encoding outer membrane protein assembly factor BamB produces the protein MGAALAAASLVFVSGCATISDAIDAVNPFSSSGPKMAELTPFTSTVDLKTAWTTSMGKAAHYALVPAVVGNAVFVAGGDGGIAKFEEGVQVWRVNAGQSLSGGVGSDGKLVVVGTAKGDVLAFSAADGKPLWQTKVSSEVLAPPAVGEQGVAVRSGDNRVFLLDAADGKRKWVYQRPTPSLSLRSIAAPVFADRFIFVGFPGGKLVALALNNGGTVWEGTVAIPRGTTELDRVADVVAPPVVDGRTVCAVAYQGRVACFDLGQGGNLVWARDFSSAAGIALDGRYLFLTDDSGAVHALDRATGASVWKQDKLLNRRVSAPAVRRGLVAVGDVKGVVHFLSREDGSFAARHNTDGGAIVAAPQVVGASFLVQTVGGGVTALAVE
- a CDS encoding tetratricopeptide repeat protein — encoded protein: MAHYDLEEQEQIDTLKTWWKMYGNLVTGLALAVALGVVGWQGWNWYQRGQVAQASAVFAALEQAVTSRDMQRVKTVAGELTEKYSGTPYASLAALLAAKTSFEAGDAKTAKAQLAWVAENGKEELKDIGRLRLAAVLLDEAAYDEALKTLAGGQGAAFAGRFAELRGDVLAAQGKKSEARAAYKTALESMESKSKAQGGSPYRDIVQQKVDALGDAA